The genome window CGCGCGCGAGAGCAGTCGGCCGAGTGACAGCCGCCCATACAGGAGTCTCGAGATGGCCAAGCAGAAGTTCGAGCGGACGAAGCCGCACGTGAACGTGGGGACGATTGGTCACGTGGACCACGGGAAGACGACCTTGACGGCGGCGATCACGATGGTGTTGGCGCAGAACAATCCGACGATCCAGGTGCGTGAC of Candidatus Eisenbacteria bacterium contains these proteins:
- a CDS encoding GTP-binding protein, producing MAKQKFERTKPHVNVGTIGHVDHGKTTLTAAITMVLAQNNPTIQVRD